A stretch of the Panicum virgatum strain AP13 chromosome 9N, P.virgatum_v5, whole genome shotgun sequence genome encodes the following:
- the LOC120688793 gene encoding scarecrow-like protein 9 yields the protein MEFNDKSNTNFDDFSSSLLSTSGSYAPSQKFVDPANESNDLELFLHPPNSTNYYPPVSSTSNDEGHFTSNTSYSSSSKTYAPQFCEVSSNVTPDWYGISVADSSRSSWVNSDITINYINKLLMQEDNDDKVKLHHGEYALRAMEEPFYKLLGQSRPAYPLLPLCSSDHLNNLDGCMNKSSGQSSSSCSAYMDPTNNHSNDNLQAVEAPWSLSDIVKETKHFAQGTHSMERGLDVDGLSVAEERSREKPVNVADKRMDVSSEVQCQNDPHTEDFCLLEGRSTKQLAISFNGPTRDEMFDRVLLFSEHKPMDEGIVLGEKRTNKSAHQNDQGRASSARRRTKGKKQQKKEVVDLRTLLIHCAQAVSVSNYTLASDILSIIRKNCSISGDDTERLASCLVDCLEARLDGTGSQLYQKLITKFRNAMGFLKVFQLSLAINPFQMATYHFSNKTILEVTKGKPKVHIIDFGIFLGFQWPSLFEQLAKREDGPPKVRITGIEKPQPGFRPDQMNKNTGHLLAEYASMFNVPFEYQVISSKWETIHVEDFHIEEDDVLIVNCLYRMEQLGDETVSINSARNKVLSTIRMTKPKVFVHGVVNGSYSAPFFLTRFKEVMYHYSALFDILDKTVPRDNEARMILERDVYLCSILNVIACEGSDRIERPESYKKWKSRNLKAGLEQLPLNPDIVKVTRDVVGQYHKDYVVGEDDQWLLLGWKGRILKAISTWKPNESYET from the coding sequence ATGGAGTTCAATGACAAATCTAATACTAATTTTGATGATTTCTCAAGTAGCTTGTTGAGTACTTCAGGAAGCTATGCCCCATCTCAGAAATTTGTTGATCCAGCCAATGAGTCTAATGATTTGGAGTTATTTTTGCACCCACCAAACTCCACGAATTATTACCCTCCTGTTTCAAGCACTTCTAATGATGAAGGACATTTTACATCGAACACCTCCTATTCGAGTTCGAGTAAAACATATGCTCCCCAATTCTGCGAGGTCAGTAGCAATGTGACACCAGATTGGTATGGAATCAGTGTGGCAGACTCTTCCAGAAGCAGTTGGGTCAACTCAGATATAACCATCAACTACATAAATAAGTTGTTGATGCAGGAGGACAATGATGACAAGGTAAAATTACATCATGGAGAGTATGCCCTTAGAGCTATGGAAGAGCCTTTCTATAAACTTCTGGGGCAAAGTAGACCAGCTTATCCTCTATTACCACTATGTAGCAGTGATCATCTGAATAACCTCGACGGCTGCATGAACAAGTCTTCCGGGCAGTCATCCAGTAGCTGCTCTGCTTACATGGACCCAACTAATAATCATTCTAATGACAACCTGCAAGCCGTTGAAGCTCCATGGAGTCTGTCTGACATTGTCAAAGAGACAAAACATTTCGCTCAAGGGACGCACAGCATGGAGCGTGGTTTGGACGTTGATGGGCTTTCCGTTGCTGAAGAGCGTAGCCGAGAAAAACCGGTGAATGTCGCAGACAAAAGAATGGACGTATCATCTGAGGTTCAGTGTCAAAATGATCCACACACTGAAGATTTTTGTTTGTTAGAAGGAAGGAGTACAAAGCAGTTGGCTATTTCATTCAACGGGCCAACCCGAGATGAGATGTTTGACAGGGTTCTACTCTTCTCGGAGCATAAGCCTATGGACGAAGGTATTGTTCTGGGAGAAAAGAGGACAAACAAATCAGCACATCAGAATGATCAAGGAAGAGCATCATCAGCTCGGCGGAGGACAAAGGGTAAGAAGCAACAAAAGAAAGAGGTGGTAGATCTGAGAACCCTTCTTATCCACTGTGCACAAGCAGTATCTGTCAGTAACTACACCTTAGCAAGTGACATACTGAGCATCATAAGGAAAAACTGCTCAATAAGTGGCGATGATACCGAGAGGCTAGCATCTTGCCTAGTGGACTGCCTTGAGGCTCGATTGGATGGAACTGGGAGTCAGCTGTATCAGAAGTTGATCACAAAATTCAGAAATGCTATGGGATTTTTAAAGGTATTCCAATTAAGTTTAGCAATAAACCCTTTCCAGATGGCAACATATCATTTCTCAAATAAGACAATCCTTGAAGTCACAAAGGGAAAGCCAAAGGTGCACATTATTGATTTTGGCATTTTCTTGGGTTTTCAATGGCCATCATTGTTTGAGCAACTCGCAAAGAGGGAAGATGGGCCTCCTAAGGTTCGGATCACAGGTATTGAGAAACCCCAGCCAGGATTTCGACCAGATCAAATGAATAAGAACACGGGACATCTGTTAGCTGAGTATGCTAGCATGTTCAATGTGCCTTTTGAATATCAAGTAATATCATCAAAATGGGAAACCATCCATGTCGAAGATTTCCACATTGAGGAAGATGACGTGCTGATAGTCAACTGCCTATACCGAATGGAGCAACTCGGTGATGAGACGGTATCCATTAACAGTGCCAGGAATAAGGTTCTCAGTACCATTAGAATGACGAAGCCAAAAGTTTTTGTTCATGGAGTGGTTAATGGATCATACAGCGCCCCCTTCTTTCTAACACGTTTTAAAGAAGTCATGTACCACTACTCTGCATTGTTTGATATCCTTGATAAAACTGTCCCACGAGATAATGAGGCAAGAATGATCTTAGAGAGGGATGTCTATCTATGTTCAATTCTCAATGTCATTGCATGCGAAGGATCAGACAGGATTGAGAGACCAGAGAGTTATAAGAAATGGAAGTCACGAAACCTGAAGGCAGGCCTTGAGCAGCTCCCACTGAATCCAGACATTGTGAAAGTAACAAGAGACGTCGTCGGACAATATCACAAAGATTATGTTGTTGGCGAAGATGATCAATGGTTACTACTAGGATGGAAGGGAAGGATACTGAAAGCAATATCCACATGGAAACCTAATGAGTCGTACGAAACCTAA
- the LOC120687710 gene encoding LEAF RUST 10 DISEASE-RESISTANCE LOCUS RECEPTOR-LIKE PROTEIN KINASE-like 2.8 isoform X1 has protein sequence MERQDAEWPRACRTAVVVPVLKDWWLPSAEYHQQLHSDGYGQLLKRGFQLSWEPSAGPCYVCEQTKGKCSYNHRGEFVGCLCSDGSVRTSDCRHRSSKKKDITYMVSAISGAILLSLLLCICVVYSKRTPTIESFLQNHEALYPKRYTYSEVKTLTESFAHKLGKGGFGTVYRGSLPNGRLVAVKLPNNSKDDGQEFMNELASLMRTSHVNVVTLLGYCLQGPKRALIYEYMPNGSLNRFAFGRNSEGEKSLSWEKLFGIAVGIAHGLEYLHRWCGTNIVHFDIKPHNILLDQDLCPKISDFGLAKLCMAKESIISINGTRGTIGYIAPEVFSPQFGQISSKSDVYSYGMTVLEMVGARENISKNSETSSKYFPQWIYENMEEYCLNAGGISADNEIVRKLIIVGLWCIQLQPNNRPSMTRVVEMLECREGDLHIPPQSLLC, from the exons ATGGAACGGCAAGATGCTGAGTGGCCGCGGGCGTGCAGGACGGCGGTCGTCGTgccggtgctgaaggactggTGGCTACCGAGCGCCGAGTACCATCAGCAACTGCACAGCGACGGGTACGGGCAGCTGCTGAAGCGAGGGTTCCAGCTGAGCTGGGAGCCGAGCGCGGGGCCGTGCTACGTGTGCGAGCAGACCAAGGGGAAGTGCAGCTACAACCACAGGGGCGAGTTCGTCGGCTGCCTGTGCTCCGACGGCAGCGTTCGCACCTCGGATTGCA GACATAGAAGCTCAAAGAAGAAAGACATAACAT ATATGGTATCGGCTATCTCAGGTGCAATTTTACTGTCACTTCTCCTTTGTATATGTGTCGTATACTCCAAACGGACTCCAACCATTGAATCATTCTTGCAAAATCATGAAGCTCTGTACCCAAAGAGATATACTTATTCAGAAGTGAAGACACTAACCGAGTCCTTCGCCCACAAGCTAGGGAAAgggggttttggtactgtataCAGGGGCAGCTTGCCAAATGGGCGTCTTGTAGCAGTGAAGCTTCCCAACAATTCGAAAGATGATGGCCAGGAATTCATGAACGAGTTAGCAAGCCTTATGAGAACTTCTCATGTTAATGTTGTGACTTTGCTAGGTTATTGTCTCCAAGGACCAAAAAGAGCTCTGATCTACGAGTACATGCCAAATGGTTCACTTAACAGATTTGCATTTGGACGAAACTCTGAAGGGGAGAAGTCACTAAGTTGGGAGAAATTGTTTGGTATTGCAGTTGGCATTGCCCATGGACTTGAGTATCTTCACCGGTGGTGCGGTACTAACATCGTGCATTTTGATATTAAACCCCACAATATCTTGTTGGATCAAGATTTGTGCCCAAAAATATCTGATTTTGGATTGGCAAAATTGTGCATGGCAAAAGAGAGCATTATCTCTATTAATGGTACAAGGGGAACCATCGGCTACATTGCCCCAGAGGTCTTCTCACCGCAATTTGGACAAATAAGTAGCAAGTCTGATGTCTATAGTTACGGGATGACGGTCCTTGAGATGGTCGGAGCAAGGGAGAATATCAGTAAAAATTCAGAGACTAGCAGCAAATATTTTCCTCAATGGATCTACGAGAACATGGAGGAATACTGCCTGAATGCCGGTGGGATCAGTGCTGATAATGAGATTGTCAGAAAGTTGATAATAGTTGGATTGTGGTGCATACAGCTGCAGCCTAACAATCGCCCATCTATGACTAGAGTAGTTGAAATGTTAGAATGTAGGGAAGGTGATTTGCATATTCCACCACAATCTCTCTTGTGCTGA
- the LOC120687710 gene encoding LEAF RUST 10 DISEASE-RESISTANCE LOCUS RECEPTOR-LIKE PROTEIN KINASE-like 2.5 isoform X2 has translation MERQDAEWPRACRTAVVVPVLKDWWLPSAEYHQQLHSDGYGQLLKRGFQLSWEPSAGPCYVCEQTKGKCSYNHRGEFVGCLCSDGSVRTSDCRHRSSKKKDITYMVSAISALYPKRYTYSEVKTLTESFAHKLGKGGFGTVYRGSLPNGRLVAVKLPNNSKDDGQEFMNELASLMRTSHVNVVTLLGYCLQGPKRALIYEYMPNGSLNRFAFGRNSEGEKSLSWEKLFGIAVGIAHGLEYLHRWCGTNIVHFDIKPHNILLDQDLCPKISDFGLAKLCMAKESIISINGTRGTIGYIAPEVFSPQFGQISSKSDVYSYGMTVLEMVGARENISKNSETSSKYFPQWIYENMEEYCLNAGGISADNEIVRKLIIVGLWCIQLQPNNRPSMTRVVEMLECREGDLHIPPQSLLC, from the exons ATGGAACGGCAAGATGCTGAGTGGCCGCGGGCGTGCAGGACGGCGGTCGTCGTgccggtgctgaaggactggTGGCTACCGAGCGCCGAGTACCATCAGCAACTGCACAGCGACGGGTACGGGCAGCTGCTGAAGCGAGGGTTCCAGCTGAGCTGGGAGCCGAGCGCGGGGCCGTGCTACGTGTGCGAGCAGACCAAGGGGAAGTGCAGCTACAACCACAGGGGCGAGTTCGTCGGCTGCCTGTGCTCCGACGGCAGCGTTCGCACCTCGGATTGCA GACATAGAAGCTCAAAGAAGAAAGACATAACAT ATATGGTATCGGCTATCTCAG CTCTGTACCCAAAGAGATATACTTATTCAGAAGTGAAGACACTAACCGAGTCCTTCGCCCACAAGCTAGGGAAAgggggttttggtactgtataCAGGGGCAGCTTGCCAAATGGGCGTCTTGTAGCAGTGAAGCTTCCCAACAATTCGAAAGATGATGGCCAGGAATTCATGAACGAGTTAGCAAGCCTTATGAGAACTTCTCATGTTAATGTTGTGACTTTGCTAGGTTATTGTCTCCAAGGACCAAAAAGAGCTCTGATCTACGAGTACATGCCAAATGGTTCACTTAACAGATTTGCATTTGGACGAAACTCTGAAGGGGAGAAGTCACTAAGTTGGGAGAAATTGTTTGGTATTGCAGTTGGCATTGCCCATGGACTTGAGTATCTTCACCGGTGGTGCGGTACTAACATCGTGCATTTTGATATTAAACCCCACAATATCTTGTTGGATCAAGATTTGTGCCCAAAAATATCTGATTTTGGATTGGCAAAATTGTGCATGGCAAAAGAGAGCATTATCTCTATTAATGGTACAAGGGGAACCATCGGCTACATTGCCCCAGAGGTCTTCTCACCGCAATTTGGACAAATAAGTAGCAAGTCTGATGTCTATAGTTACGGGATGACGGTCCTTGAGATGGTCGGAGCAAGGGAGAATATCAGTAAAAATTCAGAGACTAGCAGCAAATATTTTCCTCAATGGATCTACGAGAACATGGAGGAATACTGCCTGAATGCCGGTGGGATCAGTGCTGATAATGAGATTGTCAGAAAGTTGATAATAGTTGGATTGTGGTGCATACAGCTGCAGCCTAACAATCGCCCATCTATGACTAGAGTAGTTGAAATGTTAGAATGTAGGGAAGGTGATTTGCATATTCCACCACAATCTCTCTTGTGCTGA